Below is a genomic region from Brassica rapa cultivar Chiifu-401-42 chromosome A08, CAAS_Brap_v3.01, whole genome shotgun sequence.
GAACCGTCCCAAGAATATACTCTGGCAACTCTGTTTCCTCTTTTCCCTGCATTTGCATTTGGTAGTTGAAGAAAGATGTTCAATTTCAAAAGCGATCACACTTTCCTTTTAAAGATGTTATGATAAAGTCTAGCAGAAAACTAACCTCAATCAAGATGGCCAGATCAACAATGAGGCTTGTGACATAACCAAGTACCAGACCAATAACGCTCCGGGCAACAGCCGATGATCCAATATCTACATCAATCTGCAATACCATCATTTCATGAGACATGTGTGTCTATTGGACGACATgcactttaaaaaaattctaatatacCTCCAGAAAATTATCTTTCCTCAGGTACTTGCAGGTTACAGCTTTACCAAGCAGGCAGGCTTTTGTTCCAACAGCCCGTTTGACCATCCAGTACCCCTGTGATTCACCATGACTGTTAACATGTAATCAAATTACTATATTTCAGAGACAGCCAGAAGAGTTTCATTACCTGAACAATACTTGGAATCAGCTTAAATCTTGAGTCGCGGTAACTGTCACTCCCATTTACAAATTTTCCAAGCGAGGAAGACTCGCTTACAGGTCGATCCGCAGCATAGTACATGACCAAACAATAGTTCGGCTTTGCTGGTAcctgcaaagaaaaaaaaaacacaaaaacttTTTAGTTATATACGTGTGGCATATTGTAACTTAGGAAGTAAACAAAGATGAACAAGAGGTTTAGCTCACAAAAGAAATATGTATCGACACATAATACGGAAAAGATTGACAGATATATAGAGTTTATGTTGCATATAGTATTATTATTCACACCTGAAGATTGATGACTAGGATGAACGGCAGCTTTTTCCCCGGTTCTGACTACAAatacgcaaaaaaaaaattcaaatcggGCTCCTTCAACCACGGAAGAGTATATAGACAAAATTTGTATGTCTATTCTTTTCTCAACACTCTTTAACTACTCCTTAACTAAGAAAGTACAAGTAAAATTGAGGTACCTGGACAAGACATTTCGGATGCAGAGCGATGTTGTCTACAGCTTTATCAACTTTAAGCCAATCCACTGATACAAGTGTCAGAAGGGGCTGCCCACCCATTACCTTGAATTTTTAtcaaacattttattaaatttgcaCGCAGTTTAACACAGAGGGAACCTCAATGAAAACAGATAATCCAATTCACGAGCTCAATTTTTCAGAACCAGATATCAATTTGGAAACTAGATACATGCAGttgaaaaatataacattatgGAAATATATGAACAAGTTCAGAAACATGGTTGGATCAGGGAGGACCTGAGCATCTACGGAACATCAACTATTGACACATTGATGACGATGCATTTAAAGTTACCTTTGCATTATCTTTCAGGTAGGTCTTTCCCCTGATCATAAACCCCATGCCACTAGGAGAATTCCAGCAATTTGAGTCCTTATCACCATTTCCTTTGCGCAGGGATCCTTGGATCTGACTTGGATCGATATCCACAGGATCAACACTAGTGTCTAATTCATTACTTGCGCCTGGAGCTGATGTCAAAATAGAGCTGATATATTAACAATACTCGCTGAGATttggaaacaaaataaaaaaggaggTTGTAAATTCTAATCTGTAACACAACTCATGAAGCCATTGATATGATTAATGGACTAGACAAAAAGATGCAAAGAGAGAACCTTTAGGCTGCTTCAAAGATAGGCTGGCGATTGCCCATGAAACATTCTTGAGTTTGACTTTTATCTCCTATTTTGAACATGGAAACAACAGATTACTAACTTCGCATGCAAGTTGCACACCTCATGGGCTGTACACAAATACTTATATGGACTTTAAATACTAGCTTATAACTGGCGGTTCTgatttaagatattatttagTAGGGATGAATTCTCGGCTGTGACGAGACTCATCTAAGATAGAAAGTGCTTCGGAAgtatttatcttttttataCAAAGCGAAACACTTTCTGAGTTTTAGGTGTTTTAATGTAATCATTCTGATTTATATAAAGAAGAGCTTTAGGGATTTGTATTTCTATTCGTGATTATTTACTCTATAGTTGTGACTACGATATTATAAATGGACGAGAAGAAAGCAAAACCAAGTTACCTTTTTGTCCTGCTCCTCATCATCCTCATCGCTTTCCTCCTCATCAGATGATGAGTCTGTGGCATCATAAAACTGCTCCTCCATTTCCTCATCTACATATTCACCACTCGGAATATCTGATAACTTGGACTGTACAACAGTTGAGGAGGCTTCATACTTGAAGGCCGGGTTTGCTCCAATGTACTCCTTCAGGCCTGATATACAATTAACAAGAAATTGAAACAAAACTCATGTGGAACTTGTGACATCTCTAATGTAAATCGGAGGTCAGGCAGTTACTATAAACAGCGTTCCAACTATATTGTATAAACTTCTGTGCCACAAAAAAAGCTTCCCATTTGTTACAACAGAGAAAAATGATACATTCCTTTATCCCAAACACGTGCGGATTGCGATTGCTAATCTACATCATTCCACTGATATATCTTCGGATGTGCTCACATGAGTCTCCGTCCCTCAATAAATATTTACCGGtaccacaaaaaaaacaaaatcacatcTCGACTTCCTACTCATTTTTAGTGTTCATACTCTAAAATATGAATGGACAGAAGATAAGGCATGCATTTAACCTGCCACTTGGAGGAGTAATGCATATGGAATAGTCTTTTCAAACTTTGAGTAGCTAGTTCTCTTCCATTTGCACCAGCGTTTAGAGTGGATTTCTAGCATGTGTGTTACAAGACAACTTGGAGGTTCTGCATCTGATCGCTTTTTCAAGTTTCTGATTTCCCAAGTAGATGCTGCAATCACCAGGAACGAAGAGAGATGTAAGGTCTTAAACGCAGAGGGAAAAATGCCTTTCTAGGCGTTCTGTAAGTCTATGGTAAGAATGTATATTATCTGATCCAGTGAGAAAGAAGAAAGTCAAAATGGAATAGGAAAGAAGAATGAAATACTAAAGCAGCAACACAGGCAATATGGTTTACAAGCCTAACGAGTCAGTTCTAGATTTTGTGAGTATTAAAGAACTTAGTCTCTAAACCAGCTAGTTGACTGAAAGTTGTAGCTGCAGAACTTAACACTATTGCGGAGATGTAAGGACGAGGAATCACAAGGACCAAGAACCTCTGGCTATCGAAGTACACTTGGTAGAAATGTCTTAACAAGAAGAATTTATCTTGACATGCATCATAGCAAAGAAGGTAATGCTACATAGAGAAATGCTATCACAAGAAAATATCTTACGAGTTATATCTGTACGTCGATATCCGGACTTTGGAGGCCGCTTCTTATGCACTGCTGGAAACTGTAAGATTGCTGCATACAAAGTTACAGAATAAGGGAGTAGTTCTATTATATGGATGGCTGTTTTCAAAAGAATGATAATGAATTAAATTAGACTCTAGGTCGCATGAGTCCAAAAAAGATACTGTGAGACGGATGAATAACTAAGATTTCGAGACGGCAGTGGTGAGCTAAcagatatttataaaaatctGTAACTGTGAAGTTCAGATTCTAGATGTAGGTTTCCTTACATGATTAACTATTGATATCCTTACAGCTcaaagaaaatgaaataaacAATACAATATTGATTCTCCTTTACATTACTATTCTCTCTTTTGCATTTGATCTTGCAACCTATGGGACAGAGTTTATAGGTGGGAACTGACGTTTTATGTATTTAGTTCAGCAATTAAAGAACAACATTAACATAGAAAATTAAGCTAGTATAATACAATTCACAATTAAACGTGTCAGGGTTTAAATCAATATCCACCTTTGTGCATAGGCGAAACAGACATCATCAGAAATATAAGAACAAAAGAGTAAAACTTACTATATGTTCCATCTTGCCCACGAACCCACTGTCTAGAGAAGATAAAATCTCTCTTTGATTGCCATCTgaaaaatatactatttaattCAAGTGTAAATCTACCCATTGAATTAAGTGATACACGGAAAATATGTACATGTCCAAACTGGTGAAAACAGAGACCTCATAGAGGAAAGATACcaatacattaaaatatatacatccTTCTCACTAAATAATACAGAGCGATCAGTGTGACATTAAGGACAACCAGAATTTCAGTTGACGAACATACCGTGAAAGATACTTAGGATCATATACGCAGTAAATGACATCATAGTGGCCCTCGTATGAGTCTATCAATTCCGAATCACCTGTTACTGTATCCCACCTGTGTTGATAATTAGAAACATCTAAGTAAAAAATGATACTTATAACTGTAAGAATATGATCTTACTCGTATCTTTGGTGTTTGTCAAGCTTTGAAATCACTTCGAACACAGCATCCGCACTAGCTTCAACTACCGCAACTGCTTTCACAAGAAATCCTCTACCAGCCTACAGAAAAATTCAGTTTGACCAATCTGAGAAGCATTCAAACAGGCATTGAATACAACCAATTACAGTATATTTCAAGTGCACTACAAGttgcaaacaaaaaacaaacaaactagTTGTCACACCTTAGCATAAATTATTGCAATTATTCTGGTGCAATCTGTTCTAGCGTTTACAACACTTAGTAATAATTACCAATTGACTTTTCTGAATCATCGCAAACAAAGGAAATAAGTCACTGAGAGCTCCCTTGCAAAGGCATAAAGCCCATTCATTTACAAGTTATAAACCAATACAGCACTTGGCCATCATGGGATTCAAACACAACACCAGCTTTCAAATCTAACATCCAAGGAAACCCACTCCTAACTCATTCTAAATGGCTTTCTCAGTCGGACCAGCTTAATTTCCCCCTTATTTGATAGCTTTCTTAAGATCAGGCTGTTCTGCAACATGCACTCTTGCATGGAATTTAGGTCCGGACAAATTGCTATGGACTTAACCCATACCACATGTCCAAGTACAAAGAGATTACGAATGACTTCCTTTTGTAACTCATCGACCACCAATCTATTATGCCATTGGTTTTAATCTTTTTATTCTGTCTATATAGTTAAAGATATATTTTCagaataaaagtaaatataccTTGAAGTTAGCCACATCTTCAAAAATCCTAACACCTGCAAACAATATACAGAAAAAGatttaactgaaagttatatacCAAAGACCAAGGAAATCATAAGAACATATCGATGCTTTTAGGCCTTATAGTCTTGAAATTCTGAACACCCAAGACTACAATCCTGCCAAATAACCTTCTGATTTACAGAAATGAAAAACGGCCAACCAAAAAACACTGGACAAGTATTGTCGCAACTTTTTGGTTATTTTAAGTCTTGTAAAAACACATATGTATAACTGATGGAGAGGTATACAAAGTCAAAAGGAGAAACCATGAAAATACATTTAATGCAAAATTGGTAGATGAAACTAAGTGGGGACATTCTACTGGCGCATTTCTGGTTCTCTGGATGAATAATTTGTAATGTGTGGATTGTTTGATATCAAAGCTATACAGATTACCGGCAAGCATACCATTGATTGTACGAACACATTTCCATTCATGTGCCTCGATTGCATCTCCATTGTCTCCACCTCCGTAGAAACTATCACCCCTGACATCATTAACCAAGGTAGAGGATTGCCTCAAAAGAGTCTCCGGACCTGTAAATTAAGAACATATTCACACATCTCTGTTTTGAAAGAAAAGTAATTTTCAGGTGAAACCGATGTCTTGAAACATGAATAACTACTAGATAAAAcctttattaattaaattaaattataaccATAGCATGGAACTCAGGACTATCAAAGTCGAGAGCCATAGGAGCATAATGTCACTAACatacaagaaaacatattattGAACCCAATGTTGATCTCTCTTTATGAAGAAATAAATACAATCTTCAGGGAGCACGATACTAAGCGCGAATTACAACACCCATAACTATACAGTAGATACCGACCAATGAAATTTTGACATTTTAGACGCTCAATTTTGAAGCATTCAGAATTAGTAGATGTACTAAAATGAAATAGAAAAATGACACCAGCATCTAACTGCTGCTTTTGAATGCTTATGATGCTAAGAGAGCCCACAAATATTGAAAGGCAGCATATTACCTTGCCCAATTCGGATAAGCTTTTTTAACCCATAAGCATAACGCCTTACTCTAGGTCGATGTCCTTCAAGATCAATGCTTCAAAAGAAAATAGAGAGTGATTCATAAATCGTAGAGTAGCAGTGGATTTCTACTATTTAAAACGCTTTGAACATGTTAAGAATAGAGGACATTGTTATTCATATTTTGTTGGAGAGATCCTCATATTTCCAAAACATGAACTACGTAGCTTCTAAAAATAACGTCAGAGGCACTAATCATATGATAATTATAACATACTTGGCCTCCATGCTCAATTTTGTTCTTGTGCTTCCCCCTCTGGATAGTGCATATTCAGCCTTCCAAACCGGAAAAGAAATAATCAGAATTGAACAAAATAACTGGTGATACCTCATCCCAATAATGCTCCAATAACAACAAACAAGATGAACACTGAAAAAGTAGCCAAATGTGTGCTATATAAACTACAAAACTTCATACATTACATGATGCTAGAAAACTTCAGAGAAGTCGTCGTAATACCTGTTGTTTTGCTTCGTCAAAAGCCTCAACCCATTTCATGGCTTCTCCAGCGGTAGCACAAGCAATCTAAAGAACAGTTTACAGAAGAATAAAAAGTTACATGATGCAAGTGTGTCTGGCAAACATACATATCAGTAACCATCTAACTTTATATGTTGAAATGTAGCTTCAAAGACATTTACTCTACAATATAACCGTTTGGTTCATGCAAGTGTGCAAAAGAATACgcacaaaaaaatcaataggcCTTCCTAAACAAACTTCTAGTGGCCATCTCCAAAGAAAAAGATTCAGACAACACAAAGCTATTGGAAAGAGGGAAATGTAACTTACTTCTCCTTTTTTCCTCTCGTCCAACCGGTTAGAGAACCTAATGACGTAGACATCctacaaaatataaaagaagTAAAAAGTCAGAAAATATGGTTGTATCACTGACTCTCattcaaattcaaattcaaattcaatAGATGTGTATTCTACAGACACTGCAATTGACTAGAGAAGCAGAGAGCATTACCCCGTGACTAACTTTGCGACGTCCAAGCTCTTCAACCATCATTGTAGGCCCTATGACCCCACGCCTTATGGGTTTCTAGACAAACAAAAAGATAATAGAAAACCAAAACACATTTAGTTTTACACAAAGGACAAAGATAGAGACTACTATCCATCAAAGATTGCAGAATGaatcaattattaataaatcaaattcaaaaatatgataaatgcGGCCAGCTTCAATTCCAAAAGTAAATCTCAAAATCAAAAAAAGAGGAGTAAAGGAGGATGATACAATGTCTGGGTTCTCGTGGGGATCCCGTTTGTACATCTCGACGTATTTGCCTCTGATGAAAAGGAAACGGAGATGACAGTAGTCGTGCCCGATCTTATTCGAACCCAAATGATAGACCTGTCCGAAATACTCAAAcgtgcctcctcctcctccttctcccCCACCGCCACCGCTGCTGCTGCTTCCACTTTCATTGAGATCCCCCCTTCTTCCCAGGTTCCCTGAATGATTCTTCTCCGATCCGTCCCCGGGAACCACTTTCTTCGACCCAGGCGATGTCATCGCCTTGATTCTGCTTTTTTTGGCTCTCAATTATGGAGGTTGGTTGGTTCCTATCCTACTACTACTATACGATCATTCACTCACATCCACTCCGAATCAGCCACGTTAGCTAATT
It encodes:
- the LOC103833740 gene encoding protein ENHANCED DISEASE RESISTANCE 2 isoform X2, which produces MTSPGSKKVVPGDGSEKNHSGNLGRRGDLNESGSSSSGGGGGEGGGGGTFEYFGQVYHLGSNKIGHDYCHLRFLFIRGKYVEMYKRDPHENPDIKPIRRGVIGPTMMVEELGRRKVSHGDVYVIRFSNRLDERKKGEIACATAGEAMKWVEAFDEAKQQAEYALSRGGSTRTKLSMEANIDLEGHRPRVRRYAYGLKKLIRIGQGPETLLRQSSTLVNDVRGDSFYGGGDNGDAIEAHEWKCVRTINGVRIFEDVANFKAGRGFLVKAVAVVEASADAVFEVISKLDKHQRYEWDTVTGDSELIDSYEGHYDVIYCVYDPKYLSRIFFRWQSKRDFIFSRQWVRGQDGTYTILQFPAVHKKRPPKSGYRRTDITPSTWEIRNLKKRSDAEPPSCLVTHMLEIHSKRWCKWKRTSYSKFEKTIPYALLLQVAGLKEYIGANPAFKYEASSTVVQSKLSDIPSGEYVDEEMEEQFYDATDSSSDEEESDEDDEEQDKKEIKVKLKNVSWAIASLSLKQPKAPGASNELDTSVDPVDIDPSQIQGSLRKGNGDKDSNCWNSPSGMGFMIRGKTYLKDNAKVMGGQPLLTLVSVDWLKVDKAVDNIALHPKCLVQSEPGKKLPFILVINLQVPAKPNYCLVMYYAADRPVSESSSLGKFVNGSDSYRDSRFKLIPSIVQGYWMVKRAVGTKACLLGKAVTCKYLRKDNFLEIDVDIGSSAVARSVIGLVLGYVTSLIVDLAILIEGKEETELPEYILGTVRLNRIELDSAVSFEE
- the LOC103833740 gene encoding protein ENHANCED DISEASE RESISTANCE 2 isoform X3, coding for MTSPGSKKVVPGDGSEKNHSGNLGRRGDLNESGSSSSGGGGGEGGGGGTFEYFGQVYHLGSNKIGHDYCHLRFLFIRGKYVEMYKRDPHENPDIKPIRRGVIGPTMMVEELGRRKVSHGDVYVIRFSNRLDERKKGEIACATAGEAMKWVEAFDEAKQQAEYALSRGGSTRTKLSMEANIDLEGHRPRVRRYAYGLKKLIRIGQGPETLLRQSSTLVNDVRGDSFYGGGDNGDAIEAHEWKCVRTINGVRIFEDVANFKAGRGFLVKAVAVVEASADAVFEVISKLDKHQRYEWDTVTGDSELIDSYEGHYDVIYCVYDPKYLSRWQSKRDFIFSRQWVRGQDGTYTILQFPAVHKKRPPKSGYRRTDITPSTWEIRNLKKRSDAEPPSCLVTHMLEIHSKRWCKWKRTSYSKFEKTIPYALLLQVAGLKEYIGANPAFKYEASSTVVQSKLSDIPSGEYVDEEMEEQFYDATDSSSDEEESDEDDEEQDKKEIKVKLKNVSWAIASLSLKQPKAPGASNELDTSVDPVDIDPSQIQGSLRKGNGDKDSNCWNSPSGMGFMIRGKTYLKDNAKVMGGQPLLTLVSVDWLKVDKAVDNIALHPKCLVQSEPGKKLPFILVINLQVPAKPNYCLVMYYAADRPVSESSSLGKFVNGSDSYRDSRFKLIPSIVQGYWMVKRAVGTKACLLGKAVTCKYLRKDNFLEIDVDIGSSAVARSVIGLVLGYVTSLIVDLAILIEGKEETELPEYILGTVRLNRIELDSAVSFEE